From Clarias gariepinus isolate MV-2021 ecotype Netherlands chromosome 1, CGAR_prim_01v2, whole genome shotgun sequence:
atgtctttcggctgttccctttcaggggtcgccacagcgaatcatatgcctccatctaaccctatcctctgcatcctcttctcttacaccaactaacttcatgtcctctctcactgcatccataaatctcctctttggtcttcctctagacctcctgcctggcagttccaacctcagcatccttctaccaatatattcacaatctctctcaatctggcctctctgactttacaGTATCTCTTACATTTCTAAACAAGCTTAGCAAATAATATGCTTCTACTACgttcacctaaaggattattaggaactccatactaatatggtgtttgaccccctttcgcctttcgaactgccttaattctacgtggaaTTGATTCAACATGATGCTAAaggcattctttagaaatgttggcccatattaatagcatagcatcttgcagttgatggagatttgtgggatgcacatccagggcacgaagcacccgtcccaccacatcccaaagatgctctattgggttgagatctggtgactgtgggggccattttagtacagtgaactcattgtcatgttaaagaaaccaatttgaaatgcttcgagctttgtgacatggtgcattatcctgctggaagttgccatcagaggatgggtacatggtggtaaaaaagggatggacatggtcagaaacaatgctcaggtagcccgtggcatttaaactatgcccaattggcactaagggggctaaagtgtgccaagaaaacatcccccacaccattacaccaccaccagcagcctgcacaatggtaacaaggcatgatggatccatgttctcactctgtttacgccaaattctgactctaccatttgaatgtctcaacagaaatcgagacttatcagaccaggcaacattttcaACCGTCTTTAACTGTTCTATTTTGTtaagctcgtgcaaattgttgcctctttttcctatttgtagtggaaatgagtggtacccggtggggtcttctgctgttgtagcccatccgcctcaaggttgtgcgtgttgtggcttcacaaatgctttgctgcatacctgggttgtaacgagtggttatttcagtcaaagttgctcttctatcagcttgaatcagtcggcccattctcctctgacctctagcatcaacaaggcattttcgcccacaggactgccgcatactggatgtttttccctttttacaccgttctttgtaaaccctagaaatggttgtgcgtaaaaatcccagtaattgtgattaaatcacctttctttcccattctgacattcagtttggagttcaggagattggcttgaccaggaccacacccctaaatgcattgaagcaactgccatgtgattggttgattagataattgcattaatgagaaattgaaaagatgttcctaataatcctttaggtaggTGTACATGGGATACTGTattgtgtgaatagtttagagtttGCGCTCTGTAGAATTTTAGagaaacattttaccacctaAAACTGcaaatgtgtatatttttatttacatatttatttatatatttatttataaaaaataaattttgaaaaagATTATAATATGAATTTGTCCCCACCTATTTAACATCATATTGTAGCAGGTTATGCTGTGCACTAAGCAGAAAATCGTCAACTTATCtttaaaagtcattaaaaaCTGGTTCAATCAACATTTAGATACAAGTACTGGAGCTGCTGCTGCATAAAGACCATCGACTTTAACGCTTTCCTGGATCAAAAAGGCTGTACTGCAGGCAAACACTGCTGGGTCCAAAAACAGGTACAAACATTTTATCTTCTCTATAGACCTTTTATGTTCAGGGTTTATGTTTGCCGCAGAATCCAAAGTTTCATAGCAATAACTTCAATTTGAACTGAAACGCAGACAGACGCCTTGGGGAATCTAGTGTCTGCTTaggacatttattttagttcttcttatatttacttttaatattagaatatttgcCTCTGCTTtaggagtactttatttaggtgtttttttactttatttattaccccaaaaaaaaaaaaaaatgacaactaTCAATCTGTTAATGTATAATAACTCCAGATGGAGAGCTGATTTTGCAAAACgagatatttattttaacattacaatGTTACTATGCATCTGCATAATAGTATTATATTACAATAGACGTATTTCAAGGGCTATTCAGGATACAAGATATTGTGTTTGGAGGAAATAATCAACAGCTTGGTGTGATCCATTGCTACACAAGTGTTTTTCCCCTCTTATACCcattactataataaaaaattgtacaTATTGTAAATAAGTAGTTATATTTAATCCTATGGAAGGTTTACAAAGCTTGTTTACTTAGCTGCTCGTATAGTAGAGACAATAAATGAACATCTGCATTCATATAAATCTGTTATTGAAATTGCAGTCATAACTActctcagagctgctgttatagtatattaatcaacacctttttTACCAGTCAAGATTTTTCAAGAGTCTGACAGTACTGTGGTACAAGGCAAAATAAGCTTAACCTAAGAGCTTCATGGTGATTAAGCCATCTCGCTGCTGTTGACAGGACAAGAAGAAGGTTGCATGTCGACATGACTGGCACCAGACGGGCAACCAGGTGGTGGTCACCATCTATGCCAAGAACGCCAACCCTGAGCATTCCTATGTGGAGGCCAACCGCACAGTGGTGAGTTCACGGCCTGTTCATACCCCTAATAGCTCTCTGTGGTGTTGGACAAGGCTGAAATCTCACTCTAAAGTGAGGTACACTTAAGCTGGTTATTTGGTTTATAACGGTTCATGGATAATGGATAAAAGGTTAAAATCAAGAGTTTGCACTTCTGAATCAATTTTCCTTCTCAGAGAATTACATTTTCTGATTAATTATGGAGTTCATTAGGTTAACTTAGGCTATTAGTTTCCTTATCTGATTATAGCTGCACATAAGTAAGCAATGGAAACTCTGCTTTGACCGgatggaaggttttttttttataacctgcTTTTTTTCAACGctaagaatatacagtacagtatttcctGTTTCTGTTCCGGACAGCTGACGTGCCATATTCAGTTTGAGAATGACAAGGAGTTTCACAAGGACTTCTACCTGTGGGGGGTAAGAAAGATATCATGTTTCATCAGCACCGCAGGGTGCAAGCTTCTACTTCCAAAGTTTAAAAGCATACATATTAAGTCTTCTTTGCTGTTTTTATCCTTTAGGTAGTGGATGTGAAGAGCAGCATTGTGAACATGGTGCCTTCTAAAGTCGAAGTGACATTAAAGAAGGCCAACTCTGTAGCTTGGGGTAAACTGGAGGACACCAAACAGATACCAGAACCTCAGGCCACGGAGACCATCAGCACCTCGGAGCAGGAGACTAAAGAAGAGGAGAAACCAGACTGGTACATTTCGGACGATGACATTAGTGAGTCAGATTGGGAGGATGATGATGCTGATGCTAATGCTGGGGAGGGGGGTAAGAAAGTGGAAGAGCAGGATGATGAAGGTCCGCCATTGCTGGAGGAACCCAAACCCGTTCCCCCAAAGAAATAAACGCCAATAAAGATTGACAGCGAGATTGTTTTTATAGTGTGACAGGAGGGGTTGGATGTGCATTGTCGTGTAttgtgaaataaatacaaataatatgaaTTGTGTAATACAAATAATGCTTTGAAAATGGTGTTCTCAGGCTCTGCACATTATCTTAAAATTATGTATGAATTGGTTATTTTTCCATAACAGTCCATTCTAAAGTGTTTTGTTTCTCCTATCCCAGAACAATTCTCCAACGATtacaattataatttattaataaacatcttCATGATTTTTACCCCTTTATACTTGCATTTAATCTTTACATACTATTCAGTACTTTACATACTGTGGCCTTCATTATATACAAGGAAAGGTGTTTTTCAATTATGAGCTCAGTCTTGCTCCTCCACACTGTGCCGTGTGTATGGTGTGGTTTCTCTTCAGGAGATGATAATCATAGTTATCATCGCTTTACCCAATCAGACCAAATTATAGGGGCAcagattatatttatattccccagacatgcacacacaaacacaaaacagcatCTGAACAGTGCCGGTTGTGTGGAATGTTTCTGGGAATTGATGGGTTCCTGGTTCTTTGTGGTTCTTTGTGTGGGGGTGAGTAATGGTTGGGAATCCTGGCGAATGGGACACAGGCAGACCTCAATACAGCGTTAAGGTTTCCCTTGAACTCTGGTGTTCCAATGACTGAACCACACAACAAGGCcaattttgtacttttactcaccAAAACCACCTCCCGGTTACTTAAAATgcttctaaatatatatatatatatgggtcaaaCCTGGAATAATCTCAGTGTACAAACAATAGTAGCTGCTACCTGGGGGAAAATAAACAACTGATTCTTTTAGTTTAATTTGCGAAAAAGTGATAAAATGTAGCCAAAACTATTTGTAAATTCGGTTGTTCTTTCTTCTCTTAAATGTCAAAATGACCCAAATTGTATGTACATAAGGATCAAAATCCCGAAACCCGAACATGTGACTTACTCACTGTTAAAAGTTTTCAGTTTTTGACAATTCAGATAATCAGAACAATGAAATTGCTCtccaacaatcaatatttaacaTAAAGTTATTTACTCTTCAAAACCTACTGaatctcagtggttaaggcattggactacggttcggaagatctcaggttcaaaccccacaaccaccaagttgccactgttgggcccttgagcaaggcccttaaccctcaactgctcagatgtgtaatgagataaaaaatgtaagtcgctctggataagagcgtctgccaaatgcctaaatgtaaatgaagatcatgtacagaagacgGTTTCTTGACTGctactgccttttttttatttttttattattattgtcccACGGTTTTCTATCGGGTTTAGGTCTGAAGATGACCCAGGACATGGCTCCAGAGGCTCAGTAGTGTCATATATCCAATTTTTCAGCTAGATAGACTAGAGCTAATTAGTTTATTTGTACACAGGGGAGCTACAGATAATACATGATAGATGTTGTCTTGTCCACCACTTtgcatgcatattttttttttatagttattattaGCCTTTGCTTATATAAATAAGTATTATTTACTATAAATGACTGCAGTCACTATAACCAAAGCTGCTCtgatcattataattattattaataattaattaattttaagtggtattaaaaatgtttgatttcacacaataaaaaaaatagtcctAGATCACTCACTGTGAATTGGGCAcccaagtaaaaataaaggaatagtgtaaaaataaaattgttagaaATCCTCAACAGAATCAGTGGAAGATCATAAGCaattgtaataatatatatttagatttttttttttttaagtcacaaaCGCACAAAAGGCAAACAGCGATGGCCAAACTTTATTTTTGCTTCAAATAAACAGCGATAATCCTGAATCAGAGCGAGAGCAGCCAACAGACAAAACTCAGAGCCGTGAAAAGTAAAATTTAgcattcaaataaaattattaaataatttcaaaaGATAAATTACATAGTTTAAGAGTAAACAATAAAGAGTAAGCAGTAGTCTCATCAATGCTGTtatgaatgacaaaaaaaaaaaaagctaagtaggccctttttcttttcaaagaaCCTGAAAATCATAGGCTTTGTGTGGCGTCCACATCCACAGGCTCTTCCTTTGTCCCTGATAACACTCAGTCAGTAGTTTGACACTTTGAGGACACAAAAAAGCGACGCTGGAATATTCTCACGACTGTACAACAGACAGCGGGAATCATTAACTGGAGAAGATGTTCAAAGACGTGCAAATCTTACCGTCGAGCTTTTAAAATACTCCTACACTTTTGGCTCACACCGAGCAATgagagaattgttttttttttttttttttttgcatgtcccTTTTTCCCCCACAGATGTACATCTTAATCAGTCATCGAGGGCTCTGTCCAGCTTCATTAGGAGAAACCTGAAGGTCAAAGTTCAAGCTTTAATTGTTAATAGCTGACTGTGGGAGTCGTAGATTATGGGATGTAGAAATGTCTTGTTCTAGTGTACGACTATGAGCTCTAACTCTGACAACAGACACATGGGTTTAACATTCATAGTTTGACAATATATTATCTATCACACATCTCTTAATAGGTTTGCAATAAATAGGGATACACTTTTATCAtcttatgataaaaaaaaggattttttttttttttttacaacacacCACTTTCAAGTTTGCTTTTCAAAGACCGTTTTCCTCACTAAAGTGCAAGGCAATGAAATTTAACACTTTCTGAAATGTACGATGTTGCATTTTCCCctcatttttctttaaagaaggaaaaaaaaaaaaaccaaggcaaaaaaatatCAGCTCACTGTAACCACTGCGACTTGTTGAGGAAATTGGCACAAATGTACATCACTATAGCTTGAAGAACCACAGCTCACCTGGCACACGAGCGGCACAACAGCACTATACGTCtgctattattataattaaaaataataataataataaaaatctaacagCTTTTGTTTCCTGCTCAAGGATTGTGGACGCAAAAGGCATGCAGAAACACCGACTGTCTTTAAATACATTGAGAGTGAATCAGACAGAATGCAGCTCTTACATTGCGTAGTTTTGACAGCTAATACAAATTCCACAATACACTTCTGATgcgtttttcttctttttgttgcGTTTTAAAATTTGTTCGTTTAACGTTGTTCCGATGACTCGAAAGGAGAGTTTTCTGGAAATACCAGTTTGCACCAATTGGCTTTCAAAgcagatcagaaaaaaaaggaaatcgttaaaagaagaaaggaagaaaggaaggaaggaagaaagatcTGTCTCATGCGTGAGAAGAAGCGCACAGGAAATCATACGGGTCATAAAAACGAATAAAGAGTGCAGAAAAAGATTCCGGGTACTGTCGTGTACTCCCAGTGTCTGTTGATCACCAAGGGCACCAGCAGACAGAGGACGGACAGAGAACGTAACTGGAATGTCGATGCAGTGCAGTGCGATGTCATGCCTCTCACAgccgcccacacacacatacacacacacgcagtgtgTGATAGTGAGCCCTGAACACCTCTTCATTGGTGAAAGGCAGATTCCcatggtgtggtgtggtgtggcgTGTCCACTACAGCATACCCTCCAGCTCCTCAATTGCCTGCAGGATCCGCTTCACATGACCCACCTTTGATATCCCAAGATCCTGGGAGGAGAAACCAAGAGTTGACATGAGTGCGCCGGCCTGAATGAAGCACAATGCGTTCTACAGTGCAAAGGCAGCTGGTTCCACTGCCCTTCTAATGATAATCAGAATAGTCTGGACCAGGAGTGTCAAACATGCAACCTAATGTTTCGAAATTTTTAATCTGCGTTCTAAATAGACATTTTAGTGTGTGATAACAAACCCGAAATATTAAAGACATAGACAGAGCTATGGGGGAGATTATGCTGAGCtactcaatatatatatatatatatatatatatatatatatatatatatatatatatatatatatatatatatgtgtgtgtgtgtgtgtttgtctatgcatctctctctctttacagtatatcatataTCACTTGAGGTAGTgatacatacatatttatattatatactgtatatatcacatGATAGCATCCATGATAGTGTGATTAATATCTTTAAAGGAAGCATAACACTACACATTGATGTAATTATTAAGTTTgcgttttaaaaaagttaaaaaaaaaactgttgaagTGGGTTTTACTGGGCTCCTTtgtatgcatatatataatCACTTTAGCTAGTGATACACACATTcctattatatatacatatcacTAGCTAAAGTGAGTTTGACACCCCTGACCTTGACTACAGTCTGTGTCTCAAATCACATacccatattattattattattattattaactgttaGATGTTAAACAGGtatagaacaaaaacaaaccaaaaaacaaaaggcaGAAATTAATGGACATCTTTTATACTTTCCTGTCCCATTTTGCACCACAGCAGTGGAGACTTTTAGGAAATGTTGGACAGAAGAAAGCTCTAACGGCCATTTTATATCTGAaaattttcagataaaaaaattcGGTTTGTGCTGAATTGCATTTGGACAATGAATTTCCCTTAGTCCTAAAaggtgccaaaacttttgctttgatttgtACGGTCCCATGTAAAAACCGTGTTTTTCTAGATTCATTCATGTTTTGAATCGTTTGACTCCAGGACAGGATTTGAGACACAGCTGGTGATTtgcttgtgtgtgagtgttgcaGTTGAAGCCGCTGTCTGAGCGCTCGTCGTCCCGCTGTACCTTCAGGTCTTGTCTCTGGAGCTGAGCCAGCTGCCAGCCCTGGATGTCCCGGGCCACAAACCTCTCCCTGTACTCCCCTAACCCCAACGAATCCAGCCACGTGCCCACCTCCTCTGCACCCCATCTCTCTGCTAGCCCCCaagaagacacacacatacacataaacatacacacacacaaacagaggaATGAAACAGGAATGAAACAGACCCAGTAACACGTAAAGCCTGCATAGACACTGGCCAGCATCCCTGGAGTGAAAGTGGTAAGAGATTTCCCAGTGGTTTTCTATCTAATCATTATCTTTTACACCTGCAGTGTATGCTGTTAGTCATACCTCTAATTCTACAGAGGAAATCATTTAATAAAACGTCCATTTCAGTCTTTAGTCAGTGGTGTAAATGAGGCTACATCTGTAAAATCTGGTGTCTTAGTTTCCAGATGGAAGAATTTGTGTGCTCCATCTGTGTGTGACACGACACTGACATGACTAACACACAGACGTTCAAGTAACCAGAGCAACGTTTCCTTACATTGCTCTTGCTTTAAGAAAGTTTAAAAGATTAATGCGTTTTGGTAAAAATTGCTTTGGTTGGACTTTACAGGATGTCTAATCCCTCTAATCCTTATACctaatttgttttctgttgaATTCTTATCTCTGGATGtctttattttctataacagctgcTCTGACTAACACTGAAAcgatttgtttatataaatgtcCTTATTCCAATATGCTTTCATTTCTCACGTAACAAACGCCTCACAGGGACGTCTATGATAACTCTATCGTAATCAGAGATGattttcctctaacagcacaCAACCACAGTACAGTAGGTATGATTTATTCTCTACATACAGAATGTAATTTCCTTGATTAATACATTTCAGATAAAATGATTTCCCAGTATTTCCTGCTCATGGTGAATGTGCTAGTTAATGATCAGATAGAAAACACTGGACAAGTCATTATTTTATCAGATTTCAGGCCAAAACCGATGTTCACTCCATGAAATGCCTGTGAACATACAACCAAGTATGACACAAACTTTATGAAGCCACAGAGCAAACATGAGGACAGGCCCATCAGAGTAAGACTGCTGATCTTAGATCAGGTTTAATCGCTGATCTAGTGAACTttatacatgtacacacacacacacaaatcagtcCTCTTACTCTGAGATACATGGAAACAGCAATGGGGACAGTTCAGCTATGAAAGTTGATGTAAGAAGTGACCAATGTACTGTAACGTTCAAGTTAGGAGACAGGGTGTACAGTGACTTCCTGTTTCacgaaaaaaaaagggtgagaGAACTTTTGGTTATAGTAGGGTTTCTATAATGTGTATCTGACCTGAGAGAGAACTGTTGGAGCGCTGCTTGTGcagcttctctctctccttctttacTTTGGGGATGATCTTCAGCTTCATGCTGCTGCTCTTAGCGCTTGTTCTGGATGAGTCCTGTGGTCAAgaccaaaaaaacataaaacataagattaacagagacacaaagttataatatatatatatagagtagAAGTTAATGATCCTTCTTTACTGCTGTATGTTGGGTTATAAATGACTCTCACATTTAACTCATTCAGGTTTTGtcttattatcatttttaacaaGTTGAACTTTAAGctcttttaaaagtaaatagtAAAAGCATACAGTGTATTTTCATTATCGTCATTCCTAAACTGTAAAATGGTTCCACAGGATTTCCctgttgtttaaacatttatgtcaGAATTTTGAGaacttttttcttaaaaaaacaaaacatacagcaaaaaaagaatttttttttttttactaacgaTCTAAAAATTGATGCATGTTCAAATAATCAAAACCGTTAATTAAAGATTGGAATGTCCATTACATGTAAACACCTAGCATGTCATGTATAAACAAAGCCCGTATTATTAACTGTGAAAATATCTTCTATTAATGTCTAGCATAATCcatcaaaaataatattttaatatttaatcaccTTAAGGGGGCGTATAATGTAATATtcaattttagttatttttagtcgtttataatacacaatattttcCTGTTCCATTTTTATATTGTCTGGGCCTTAAACAAGCCAAGTCAATTTTTCCCCTGTTGTGACCTCGTATAAGTAGATCCCATTGCGCAGCATGTTGCTCAGCTCTGGTGTTCTCTGATGGGGTGTACCTTTGCAGAGgcgcaataaaataaaataaaataaaaatgatctgAGGATTGTTtgagctggagcattaacataTACACTGGGGAGCTTTGACACCTGTGTAAAATAGGAGACCTTTAAAATGCCTGCAGcctaatatacatttacaacattCTGCATTTAATGCAGATCAAATAAGACTGAACATCACTTGAGCTCGAAGGTGTGTCAGCTGTACGCTATTTATGTGAGCTGATGTCCAACCGCACCTCTTCGGAGCAATGCATGCTGGGACAGATCCAGTGGATGTCCTCCAGTTTGATTAACTCAGCGCTGAGAGAGTTGAGCGTGGAAAGCAGATCTTCTTCCTGAGGAGCCTCTAACTGCTATAACACAACACAGgagcacaggtacacacacacacaaacacacacacacacaaaaacagaataAGTTTTCTCTGTCTCGGACAGATTATTTATTCAAGTAAACAAGGCTGAGTCCCTGCAGGGAAATAGCGGAGAACAGTAGACAGTAAACACGGCTCGCACAGATGTCACACTAGGATACAGAAGCTTTATAAATAGAGAGATGCAGTAGAAGCTTTTAGCCCCTAACATTGTACACTTCCTACCAGAGAAGTAATCCTagctaatttaaaaacagactttTTCATGTCAAATCATTTACTTTGATTTCATTGCAATCGCTAAAAGATTCTCAacaatattcaaataaataaccaggacttttgatcaGACATGGCATTAGTCTGCTACACTTGGTGTAAGAATGTGAAAGAATATATGCCTTTACACCCTTTTGATTACAGcatgacattttttaatgaaggaATGCAACCAAATATCCATTTTTATTAGTCAAGCTCCATTTACGCCTGTTGTCTTTTTTCACTAACAGTGTGCGTGCGTGTCCAACGTCATCGTGACGTAAACCGGTACAGGCTCTAACACTGTGCAGGAATCCTGACTCGGttagaaataaatacagctaAATTCCGTGCCAGTGGAGTGATTTACGAACGTGGATGTGCGAGTttgtgaagagaaagagaagaaaaatgaaATGCCTCTCACCAGCAGTTTCCCTTCTAACAGCATTTTAGTCTCCTGCTGCAGCACTTTACTGCTGTTGACAATCTCCACAGCGGTGCTGCGACTCAGACACTggtaacaaaacacacacacacacctgtgtaaACCTGTCTGTTCAGAGTGACCTTTTTCAAACTCCTGCTgtttaacatcacacacactgagtaGCGGTTCTAATGCAGAGCTCAAAAAGCATTCAGCAGGATCAAAATGGGTTTCCTTCGCGTCCACACTCTTTcactcttaaacacacacacacacacacacacacaaacaatattaTTTCAGCACTAAAGCAGCAGCACTTATGTGTGAAGTACTGTATGCTACATGGATGAGTGTTTCcacatagaataaaaaaaaattatcttattAAACTGTCTTTATCCAAATTAAAGCCATACAGATGttgagctacagtacagtaaagttGTATTCtctacacataaacacaatgcattaggggtaataaatattatgtaGTAACAGTAGGAACTGCTTtgtcatacagtataacttCTGGGTTCTCTGATGAGTTAAttatatacttagcaaaaaaagaaacgtccctttttcaggactgtgtatttcaacaataatgttgttaaaatcctaataactttacagattctcattgtaaagggtttaaacaatgttttccatgcatgttcaattaaccataatcaattaattaacatgcacctgtggaatagtcgttaagaccttaacagcttacagaaagtaggcatttacggtcacagttttaaaaacgcaggacaataaagagacttgtctactgactgaaaaacacccaaagaaagatgcccagggtccctgctcatctgcgtgaacgtgcattaggcatgctgcagggaggcatgaggactgctgatgtggctagggcaattaATTGCCATGTCCGCTCTGTGAGACGCCTaggacagcgctacagggagacaggaaggacagctgatcatcctcgcagtggaagaccacgtgtaacaacacctgcacaggatcggtaaatccgaatatcacacctgcgtgacaggtacaggatggccacaataactgcccgagtcacaccaggaacacacaatccctccatcagtgctcagactgtccgcaataggcagtccatgaggaggagatgcactgcagtacttcaagcagctggtggccacaccagatactgactggtacttttgattttgagcctcccttcattcagggacacattgtgcaacatttttagtttatgtctgtttatggtgttgactcttttagtgttcatacaaatatttacacattaagtttactgaaagtaaaaactattgaaagtcagaggacgtttctttttttgctgagtatatataattCTCAGCCGCTGTACCTCTGGGCTGGAGGGTTTAGAGGGAAATGCCTCAGTGAGGACAGCAGCACTGGCATTTACTGCATGAGCCAACTCCTGTTCCACCACCTTATGGGTCTTGGCCACTTCCCGTATCCTACACGCACACGCAAACAAACAACAGGTGAAGATATCATTTCTGAGACAATgaatgacataaaaaaacaaaaacaaaccaaaggaTTTTATATTTACTAACAACCCTAACTGTAGTGCACACTTTACCTCATTATAACCCTAAACCTAAAACCACTTTAACGCTAGTTCCAACTTTATCATGATATAACATTAACCCTAACACGGCCCTAACTCTAAAGCTAACTTTCTCTCAGTATAACACTGACCCTAACAAACCCCTAACACAACCCTAACTCCAGTGAAACATTAGCCTAACATAGCATTAACCCTAACATCAACAACTCTAGTGGTAATCTTTACCTCAGTATAACACTATCCCTAACACAACCCTTACTCTAGTGTAAACTTTACCTCAGTATAACACTATCCCTAACACAACCCTTACTCT
This genomic window contains:
- the zgc:92429 gene encoding cysteine and histidine-rich domain-containing protein 1 is translated as MALLCYNRGCGERFDEENNTDDACCFHPGVPIFHDALKGWSCCKKRTTDFSEFLSIKGCSRGHHSNVKPEEPLKPECTSDKGEQKLHSNEEIIYQGPKSAEALQRERPSSDEPKSRLNVMVSPSLTQIIEKMEISEKEKHEKLESQGTIVGTRCKNSGCKTMYQGPETNAEVCTHHPGAPVFHEGYKYWSCCCIKTIDFNAFLDQKGCTAGKHCWVQKQDKKKVACRHDWHQTGNQVVVTIYAKNANPEHSYVEANRTVLTCHIQFENDKEFHKDFYLWGVVDVKSSIVNMVPSKVEVTLKKANSVAWGKLEDTKQIPEPQATETISTSEQETKEEEKPDWYISDDDISESDWEDDDADANAGEGGKKVEEQDDEGPPLLEEPKPVPPKK